The window TAGTCCAAGCCCCTCCCGTCCCCGTATCCTCATGCGTGTCGGCGGCACACCATCCCCCCACCCCGGTTGCGTGCCGACGCGGGCGAGCGATGCCCACTCAGCTCTGTCCCCAGCAGCCGGGTGACCTCCCCCCACTCACCGCCTCCAGGAGGCCATGGTGAACGTACGCACCAGAATCACGGCGCTCGTCGGAACCGCCTGTTTCCTCGCATCCCTGAGTCTCGCGACGGCGTCCGCCGGAACGGAGCCGCCGCCGGCCGTCGTCCTCACCGAGGTGGCCCGGGCGCAGACGCCGTCAGCCGGCGCCGCCGGACCCGGCGACACGGTCTGGATCGCCGAACGCGCCGGAACCGTCCGGGTTCTGGACGGCCAAGGTCTGGGCGAACCGGTCCTCGACATCACCGACGAGACCACCACCGACGGTGAACGCGGGCTGCTGGGCATCGCGTTCGACCCCGCGTTCGCGCACTTCTACATCTCGTTCACGGACCTCGAAGGCACCAGCACCGTGGACGAGTTCGCCGTACAGGACGGAGCGATCCTGCCGGACACCCGGCGCACCGTGCTCACCCAGACCCAGCCGTACTCGAACCACAACGGCGGTGACATCAAGTTCGGCCCCGACGGATACCTCTACATCGCGTTCGGCGACGGCGGATCGGGCGGTGACCCGCACGGCAACGGTCAGAACCTCGACACGCTCCTCGGCAAGCTGCTGCGGATCGACCCGGGCGGCGCCGAGCCGTACGCCGTCCCCGCGGACAACCCGTTCGTGGACGACCCGGCGGCGAGGGACGAGATCTGGGCGTACGGGCTCCGCAACCCCTGGCGGTTCTCGTTCGACGCCGGCACCGGCGACCTGCTGATCGGCGACGTGGGCCAGAGCGACTGGGAGGAGATCGACTGGGCTGCCGCGTCCGGCAAGGGCGGTGAGAACTACGGCTGGTCCTCCATGGAGGGCACCCATCCCTTCCGGGGCGGCACCGAGCCGGCGAACCACGTGCCGCCGGTCCACGAGTACGACCGCACCGGCCTCGGCTGCTCGGTCACCGGCGGCTTCGTCTACCGCGGCGCGGCCATCGAGGACCTCGTCGGGCAGTACGTGTTCAGCGACTACTGCGACGGCACGATCCGCACCCTGCGGATCGAGGGCGGCGAAGTGACCGCCGAGGGGGACCTCGGCGTCCAGGGCGGTGAGGTCATCTCGTTCGTGGAGGGCGGCGACGGCGAACTGTACGTCCTCGCCATCGGCGGCACCGTCTCGCGCATCGACCCCGCGTGAGCCGATGACGCCCTGAGCCGTACGCGCGCCACGATGCCCCCGCTCCCGGCGCACCGGGAGCGGGGGCATCGGCGGTCGGCGGTCAGCCCGCGTCCGGCAGCGCCTTCAGGAACCTGGCGGCCACCGGGCCGGCGTCCGCCCCGCCCGAGCCGCCGTCCTCCAGCATCACGCACCAGGCCAGGTCGCTGCCGCCCTGGTAGCCGATCATCCAGGCGTGGGTGCGCGGCGGCTTCTCCTCGCCGAACTCGGCCGTCCCCGTCTTGGCGTGCGGCTCGCCGGGGATGCCCGTCAGCGCGCTGCCCGCCCCGTACGTCACCGTCGCCCGCATCATGTCCCGCAGTGCGTCCGTCACCGCCGGGTCGAGCTTCGCCGTCGCCTCGTGCTTCTTCTTGACCGCCTCGGGCACCAGCACCGGCTGCTTGAAGGTGCCCTCCTTGACCGTCGCCGCGATCGAGGCCATGACCAGGGGCGAGGCCTGCACCCGGGCCTGGCCGATGGTCGACGCCGCGAGGTCGTTGTCCGATGTGCTCACCGGCACCGAGCCGTCGTACGTCGTGTCACCGACGTCCCAGACTCCGCCGATACCGAAGGCCGCCGCCGCGTCGTGCAGTGCGGAACCGCCCACCTTCGCCCGGTGCCCGACGAACATGGTGTTGCAGGACTTCGCGAACGAGTCCTTGAACGTCGAGCCGGCGGGCAGGGTGAACTGGTTCTGGTTCTCGAACTTCTGTCCGTCGACGTGGGCGAACTTGGGGCACTCCACCACGTCCGACGGCTTCATCCCCGCCTTCAGCATCGCCGCCGCCGTGACCACCTTGAACGTCGAACCGGGCGGGTACTGCCCGGCCAGCGCGCGGTTCAGCCCTCCCGCGGGACGGTTGGAGACGGCCAGGATGTTCCCCGTCGAGGGCTCCACGGCGATCAGCGCCGCGTTCACCTTCAGCCCCTCCATGGCGGCCGCCGCCGCTCCCTGGACCTTCGGGTCGATCGTCGTCCTCACCGGCTTGCCCGGCTCCGCCGAGCTCTTGGTCAGGGAGGCCTCCGCCTGACCCGACTGCCGGTCGGCGATGACGACCTCACTGGTGGCAGCGCCCCCGCCGCCGCGCAACTGCTTGTCGTAGCGGGCCTCGAGCCCGAACACACCCTTGCCCTGCTCGTCCACCGAGCCGCGCAACGAGGCCGCCTGCAGGTCGTCGCCGTTGGTGTCGAGCACGGCGGCCCGCTCGGCCACCGTCTTCAGGGCGAGCGTCTGACCGGGCTTCAGCCGGGGGTGGATCATCGGGGAGGTGAACTCCACGGTCCACTCACCGGCCTTCACGACGACCGTCGCCTCGGATTCGTAGGCGAACCTGCCGACGGCCGGGATGCTGAAGCGCGCGGTGAACGGGACGGTCACGCCGCCCTTGTCGTTCTTGTCGCCGTCTCCGGCCGTCAGCTCCGACTTCGTCGGTTTCAGGTTGCTCATCACCGAGGTCAGCAGCGACTCCGCGTTCGACGGGGAGTCCGACAGGGCCGCCGCCTTCGCCGCCTCGCCGGCCCCCCACGCGTCGAGGAACGACTGCAGCCGCTCGGTGGCGGCGGTCACCTCGGGGTCCTGCCCCGCCCCGTCCCCGGACCACGCCCGGTATCCCCACCAGCCCGCGCCCGCCGCAAGGACGACGGCCACCGCCACACCCAGCACCGGTGCTCTGCGTGGTCGGCGACGACTCGCACGGTCGTGACGTGTCATCTGCTGCAAGGTGGGGTCCGACACTTGGCGTTCTCTCCTCGTCTGCTGCGGATACCTCTCCCGCGACCGGACCGCTCCCGATCACCTGTCCGACACGCTAACCGCTGCCCCCCGGCCGAGGGCCACCCCGGAGAGCGGCGGGAGAGTGAGCGGAGAGCGGCCCGGGAGCGGGCAGCACGACGGGCGGGCCGGCGGCACCCCGCACGGTCGCGAGGTGCCGCCGGCCCGCCGGGCCGTGAAGGGTGTCCGGTCAGGCGCGGGGGGTGAAGGCGACCACGTCGCCCGCCTGCTCGCCCCCGGAGAGCTGCCCGAACCGGTCGGTGCGGATGTAGACGCGGTGCAGCCACCGGTCCGCCCCGTCCCAGCGCGGCGTGAAGGGCGTACGGGCGTGTGTCGTACGGAAGTTGTCGACGATCAGGACGTCGCCGGGGACCAGGTGCACGGCCTCGGTGACCTCGTCCAGCGCCTTCGAGAGCGACTCCACGGCCTCGACGTCCCGGGGGTCCTCGGGGGCCAGCAACTCCCGGTCGTAGCCCAGCAGCGGGTCGGCCGCGTCACCGTACAGCGCCTTCACCTGGGCTATCGCGCCCGGGTCCTCGACGCCGCCGCGGAAGGCGACGTCCACGCAGCAGGGCACTCTGCGGTCGAAGAGGTGGCTGCGGAAGCCCTCCGGGACCAGCCGCAGCGCCTTGCGGACCGACCCGACCAGGGTCGCGGCCCTGCGCTCGTGGTCGGCGCGGGAGCAGGCCAGCATCACGTAGTTGGGCTGGAGCTGGTGGTACGCCATCTCCGTGTGGAACTCCAGCAGCGTCTCGGAGGTCTCCGAGGACAGGTGGTGCGCGCCGGGAGAGGGATACACGTCGTGGTAGACGGTGCCGCTGCGCAGTTCCTTGTACCCCGTGTGCAGGCCGAGCCGGCGGCCGACGACGCCGAGCATCGCCTCCATGGTGAGGAGCGGGCGCTCCACCGGCGCGGGGGTGGACTCGGGGGTGCGGGGCAGCTGGTCCTCCGCCTCCACGGGGAGTCCGCGCAGCAGGAGGTAGCCGTCCTCGTTGCCCGAGACGTTGAAGGCGTCGAGGGCTTCGGCGAGGGGGGCCGGCAGGTCGAGGGACGCCGCCTTGGCGGCCTCCAGGAAGGCGGGGAGGTCCGCGCGTGGCACCGCCGGCAGGCGCGAGGCCAGTTCCAGGAGTTCGTCGCGGAAATCGGAGCAGTCGATGACGGTCACGCGTCGTTCCTTTCCTTGATGTGAGCACGGGCGTACTGGTAGAGCAGTTCCGCGCCTATCTCGGTCGCCAGGACGGAGGTGATCCCGGCGTGGTCGTAGAGCGGCGAGACCTCCATGACGTCGAAACCGACCGGCCGCAGCTCGCCCACGCAGCGCAGCAGCGCCAGCACCTCGCGGGAGGACAGCCCGCCGGGTGCCGGGGTGCCGGTGCCGGGGGCGAACGCCGGGTCGGCGACGTCGACGTCGACGGACACGTAGACGGGGCGGTCGCCGATGAGCTCCTTGATGAGGGCGTGCGTACCGGCGACACCGGTCTCCACGAACTCGTCGGTGGTGACCACCCGCACCCCCTTGCCGCGGGCGTAGTCCAGTGAGTCGGGGCGGGGGTTGTGGCCCCGGATGCCGATCTGCACGGTGCGCGCGGGGTCGATGACGCCCTCGTCGATGCCGTGCCGGAACGGCGTCCCGTGGTGGAACTCGCCGCCGTAGAAGGCCGGGTTGGTGTCCGAGTGCGCGTCCAGGTGGACCACGGCGACGGGGCCGTGCTGCTCGGCCACGGCGCGCAGGGCCGCGAGCGTGAGCGAGTGGTCGCCGCCGAGCATCAGGAAGGCGGCGTTGTCCTGGAGGAGGCCGCGCAGATGCCGGTGGGCCGTCTCCATCGCGATGTGCATGTTGAACGGCGTCAGGTCGATGTCCCCGCCGTCCACACAGTCGATGAGCTCGAAGGTGCCCGGCCCCCGGTCGATCCCGACCCCGTGGATCAGGCCCGACTCGTTGCGGATGGCGCGCGGGCCGAAGCGGGCTCCCGGCCGGTAGCTGGTGCCCCCGTCGTAGGGCGCCCCGATCACGACGACGTCGCGTCCGGTGGGCTGGGGGTCGTGCGGCAGGCGCATGAAGGTCGGGATCTGCGCGTAGCGGGGCGAGATCGCGGTGTCGACACGTTCCACGACGTCATCCCTCCTGTCGGATGGGCCGCGGGCGGCCGGTAGGGAGTAGGGGGCGGGTCACTCGGTCTCCTTCAGCCGTGCGGCCACCTGGTGCACGGCCTCGGCGGTGCTCACCTCGGCGGGCGGCCGTCCCTCGACGACCACCCGGTCGAAGATCTCCCGCACCACCAGTGACTTGGCCCGGTGGACGTCCGCCTCCGGTACCCCGGCGTCGATCAGCAGGAGGCTGAAGGAGGACGTCGTCCCGGAGCCCTCGTGCACGCCGAGCTTCGGCCGGTTGACCGTCTCCTGCGGGAGCAGGGGGCTCATCGCCTCGCGCAGGACCCACTTGTCGCGGCCGTGGCGCCGCTTGAGCCCGGCCTCCAGCGACACGAGCAGGTCCAGGACGTCGCGGTCCCAGTAGGGGTGGGTCGACCAGTGGCCCTGGATGCCGGAGAGCACCGGGGTCATCTCGTTGAGTCCGTCGAAGGTGGCCATGTCGAACGCCACCGCCGTGTCCAGCTGCGGCAGCCGGTCCTCGCGGTGCATGCCGGCGAGCGGGATGTCCGCGCCGTATCCGGTGAGGATGCGGCGGGCGGGCCCGTCGAGCGCCCGGTACAGGGCGGTGAGCGGCAGCAGGTACTCGATGATGTCCGGGTCGACGGACTCGGACGCCCAGATCGCGTACGGGAGCTGGCCGAGCAGGTCGGCCGTGGGAACGGTGATCTCCCGGTGCGCGGAGCCGAGGTGGGTGGCGACCACGCGTGCCTCGGCGAACTCGTCCGAGGTGTCGGTGCCCATCGACAGGGTGTCCAGGGGGCCCTCGGTGTGGGCGGCGGCCAGGGCGGCGACACCCGAGGAATCGATTCCGCCGGAGAGCACCACCAGGGGAGTGGAGCCACCGGTGCGGGCCCGTACGGCTCGCCCCAGCGTCTCCCGCACGGCGGCGGTCGCGTCGGCCTCGGGAAGGATCCGCCGGGACACCGGAGGGGTCCAGGTCCGCGAGGGCGCCGCGGTGCCGGTGCGCACGTCGAGGTCCAGTACGGTCCCGGCCGGGATCTGGTGGACCCCCGGCACGCGGCGGATCCGGCGTGCGTCGGCGACGGGCCGCCCGGCCAGCGGGGCCTGGGCCGCCGCCGGGACGAGGGCCTTGATCTCGGTGGCGGCCAGGACACGGCCCGGCGCCGGGAGGGTGTAGAGCGGGACGGAGCCCGCGTGGTCGGTGGCCAGGAGCACCCGGTCGCCCACGGCCGCGGCCGCCGCGAACCGGCCGTTGAGCAGCCGGAACGCGTGCAGGTCGTAGACGTCCAGCAGGGCGAGCACCAGCGCCGCGTCCGTGCGGGCGTCGGCACCGGACGGGAGGAGCGTGAGCAGTTCCTCCCGGTTGTAGAGCTCGCCGGCCAGGACGAGGGCCGTGTCGCCCGAGCGGGCCACGGCGTCCCCGGCCGCACCCGAGTGCACGAGTACGGCGTTCAGGGTCTGGGTGCGGAGGGCCTCGGCCACGGTCTCGTGGGCGCCCCGGGTGGCGAAGACGGGCCGGGGGGCCCGGTCCCCGCCCTGATGGGCGGAGACCAGGAACCCCGTGGCGGCGGGGAATGTGTGCGCCATGATCAGATGCTCAGGGCACCGAAGCCGCCGGAGGTGAAGTCGTAGTTCACCGGGACCTCGATCAGGAACGGGCGGCCGAGCCCCGCTCCCTTGCGCAGAGCGGCGAGCAGGTCCTCGCGGGAGTTCGCCCTGACGGCCTCCACGCCGTTGGCGCGGGCGAGTTCGGTGAAGTCGACGCCGGTGAACTTGACGGCCGGGTCGTGGGAACGCTGGTGGCCGAGGTTCTGGTAGAGCTCGATCAGCCCGTTGGTGTCGTTGTTGACGACGACCGTCACGATGGGCAGGTTGAGCCGGGCGATCGTCTCCAGGTCGGCGCTGTTGGAGTGGAAGCCGCCGTCACCCGCGATGAGGAAGGTCGGCTGGCCGGGGCGGGCCATCTGGGCGCCGATGGCCGCGGGGATGCCGTAGCCGAAGCTGGAGCAGCCGGCCGAGGTGAGGAAGCCGAAGGGCTGGTCGGCGCGGGCGAAGAGCACCCCGTAGTGCCGGAAGAAGCCGATGTCGGACACGATCGTGCCCTCACCGGCGGCGGCGGTCTCCTCCATCACCGTGTTCATGGAGTCCATCACCTGGTGGACCCGCATGCCGTCCTCGTACTCGGTGGGGTCGGCGAGGAACTCAGCGACGCGCTCGCGCAGCGGGGTGATGTCGTGCGGGGTCTTCTTGGCGAGGTCCGCCGTGGCGGCGTCCAGGTGCTCGACGAAGGCCAGCACGTCGGTGACGACGTCGATGTCCGGGCGGTAGACGCGGGGGATCGGGTTGACCGTCGGGGAGACGCGCACGGTCTTCTTCTCGCCGCCGCGGGCCCACATCGAGGGGCGCAGGTCCTCGGCGTAGTCGTAACCGAGGGTCACGACGACGTCGGCCGGGCCGAAGAGGGTCTCCAGGGCGGGGAAGGACAGGATGCCGTCCATGTAGCCGGTGACGGCACCGTAGTTGAGGTGGTGCCCGTGCGGCAGGACGCCCTTGGCGATGTACGTCGTGATGACCGGGACGTCCAGGCGCTCGGCCAGGGCCCGGATCGCGGGCACCGCGCCGGAGCGGATGGCCGCCGCGCCGACGACGAAGACCGGGTGCTCCGCGCCGGAGACCAGTGCGGCCGCCTCGTCGGCGGTGGCCTCCCAGCCGGCCTGGACGGCACCGACGGGCTTGGCCGGGGTGTGCGCGGCGGGGTGGACGACGGAGGTGT is drawn from Streptomyces sp. NBC_00178 and contains these coding sequences:
- a CDS encoding thiamine pyrophosphate-binding protein; this translates as MSRVSTKPSNNPTAAHALLKRLHEHGVETVFGVVGREAASILFDEAPGIDFVLTRHEFTAGVAADVLARITGRPQACWATLGPGMTNLATGVATSILDRSPVIALAAQSESHDIFPNDTHQCLDSVSVMRPMTKYAVELQRPDEITDLVDSAVAAAMTEPVGPSFISVPVDLLGADIDTSVVHPAAHTPAKPVGAVQAGWEATADEAAALVSGAEHPVFVVGAAAIRSGAVPAIRALAERLDVPVITTYIAKGVLPHGHHLNYGAVTGYMDGILSFPALETLFGPADVVVTLGYDYAEDLRPSMWARGGEKKTVRVSPTVNPIPRVYRPDIDVVTDVLAFVEHLDAATADLAKKTPHDITPLRERVAEFLADPTEYEDGMRVHQVMDSMNTVMEETAAAGEGTIVSDIGFFRHYGVLFARADQPFGFLTSAGCSSFGYGIPAAIGAQMARPGQPTFLIAGDGGFHSNSADLETIARLNLPIVTVVVNNDTNGLIELYQNLGHQRSHDPAVKFTGVDFTELARANGVEAVRANSREDLLAALRKGAGLGRPFLIEVPVNYDFTSGGFGALSI
- the speB gene encoding agmatinase — translated: MERVDTAISPRYAQIPTFMRLPHDPQPTGRDVVVIGAPYDGGTSYRPGARFGPRAIRNESGLIHGVGIDRGPGTFELIDCVDGGDIDLTPFNMHIAMETAHRHLRGLLQDNAAFLMLGGDHSLTLAALRAVAEQHGPVAVVHLDAHSDTNPAFYGGEFHHGTPFRHGIDEGVIDPARTVQIGIRGHNPRPDSLDYARGKGVRVVTTDEFVETGVAGTHALIKELIGDRPVYVSVDVDVADPAFAPGTGTPAPGGLSSREVLALLRCVGELRPVGFDVMEVSPLYDHAGITSVLATEIGAELLYQYARAHIKERNDA
- the cs1 gene encoding clavaminate synthase Cs1, producing MTVIDCSDFRDELLELASRLPAVPRADLPAFLEAAKAASLDLPAPLAEALDAFNVSGNEDGYLLLRGLPVEAEDQLPRTPESTPAPVERPLLTMEAMLGVVGRRLGLHTGYKELRSGTVYHDVYPSPGAHHLSSETSETLLEFHTEMAYHQLQPNYVMLACSRADHERRAATLVGSVRKALRLVPEGFRSHLFDRRVPCCVDVAFRGGVEDPGAIAQVKALYGDAADPLLGYDRELLAPEDPRDVEAVESLSKALDEVTEAVHLVPGDVLIVDNFRTTHARTPFTPRWDGADRWLHRVYIRTDRFGQLSGGEQAGDVVAFTPRA
- a CDS encoding PQQ-dependent sugar dehydrogenase; translation: MNVRTRITALVGTACFLASLSLATASAGTEPPPAVVLTEVARAQTPSAGAAGPGDTVWIAERAGTVRVLDGQGLGEPVLDITDETTTDGERGLLGIAFDPAFAHFYISFTDLEGTSTVDEFAVQDGAILPDTRRTVLTQTQPYSNHNGGDIKFGPDGYLYIAFGDGGSGGDPHGNGQNLDTLLGKLLRIDPGGAEPYAVPADNPFVDDPAARDEIWAYGLRNPWRFSFDAGTGDLLIGDVGQSDWEEIDWAAASGKGGENYGWSSMEGTHPFRGGTEPANHVPPVHEYDRTGLGCSVTGGFVYRGAAIEDLVGQYVFSDYCDGTIRTLRIEGGEVTAEGDLGVQGGEVISFVEGGDGELYVLAIGGTVSRIDPA
- a CDS encoding penicillin-binding transpeptidase domain-containing protein, producing MAVVLAAGAGWWGYRAWSGDGAGQDPEVTAATERLQSFLDAWGAGEAAKAAALSDSPSNAESLLTSVMSNLKPTKSELTAGDGDKNDKGGVTVPFTARFSIPAVGRFAYESEATVVVKAGEWTVEFTSPMIHPRLKPGQTLALKTVAERAAVLDTNGDDLQAASLRGSVDEQGKGVFGLEARYDKQLRGGGGAATSEVVIADRQSGQAEASLTKSSAEPGKPVRTTIDPKVQGAAAAAMEGLKVNAALIAVEPSTGNILAVSNRPAGGLNRALAGQYPPGSTFKVVTAAAMLKAGMKPSDVVECPKFAHVDGQKFENQNQFTLPAGSTFKDSFAKSCNTMFVGHRAKVGGSALHDAAAAFGIGGVWDVGDTTYDGSVPVSTSDNDLAASTIGQARVQASPLVMASIAATVKEGTFKQPVLVPEAVKKKHEATAKLDPAVTDALRDMMRATVTYGAGSALTGIPGEPHAKTGTAEFGEEKPPRTHAWMIGYQGGSDLAWCVMLEDGGSGGADAGPVAARFLKALPDAG
- a CDS encoding asparagine synthase-related protein; protein product: MMAHTFPAATGFLVSAHQGGDRAPRPVFATRGAHETVAEALRTQTLNAVLVHSGAAGDAVARSGDTALVLAGELYNREELLTLLPSGADARTDAALVLALLDVYDLHAFRLLNGRFAAAAAVGDRVLLATDHAGSVPLYTLPAPGRVLAATEIKALVPAAAQAPLAGRPVADARRIRRVPGVHQIPAGTVLDLDVRTGTAAPSRTWTPPVSRRILPEADATAAVRETLGRAVRARTGGSTPLVVLSGGIDSSGVAALAAAHTEGPLDTLSMGTDTSDEFAEARVVATHLGSAHREITVPTADLLGQLPYAIWASESVDPDIIEYLLPLTALYRALDGPARRILTGYGADIPLAGMHREDRLPQLDTAVAFDMATFDGLNEMTPVLSGIQGHWSTHPYWDRDVLDLLVSLEAGLKRRHGRDKWVLREAMSPLLPQETVNRPKLGVHEGSGTTSSFSLLLIDAGVPEADVHRAKSLVVREIFDRVVVEGRPPAEVSTAEAVHQVAARLKETE